The following coding sequences lie in one Apium graveolens cultivar Ventura chromosome 3, ASM990537v1, whole genome shotgun sequence genomic window:
- the LOC141714534 gene encoding uncharacterized protein LOC141714534, with protein sequence MDRKTTINISYPKPAVQKRTTWIPPIQGLVKLNVDASLYSGGSTFNISMVIRNERGRFIKGKNLCFEESVSVMEVEARGVQEAIDWIKEMGLQQVDIECDSELVVKAFQYETHYYLEIGHYGLL encoded by the coding sequence ATGGATCGAAAGACAACAATAAACATCAGTTACCCTAAACCTGCAGTGCAGAAACGTACAACTTGGATCCCTCCAATCCAGGGTCTCGTTAAACTTAATGTGGACGCCTCTCTCTATAGTGGTGGTTCTACATTTAATATAAGCATGGTGATCAGAAATGAAAGAGGCAGGTTTATCAAGGGAAAGAATTTGTGCTTTGAGGAGAGTGTGTCAGTAATGGAAGTAGAGgctagaggtgttcaagaagcAATTGATTGGATCAAAGAAATGGGTCTGCAACAGGTTGATATCGAATGTGATTCAGAACTAGTAGTCAAAGCCTTTCAGTATGAAACACACTACTACCTAGAGATCGGACATTATGGACTTTTGTAG